In Oreochromis niloticus isolate F11D_XX linkage group LG18, O_niloticus_UMD_NMBU, whole genome shotgun sequence, one genomic interval encodes:
- the cldn1 gene encoding claudin-1 isoform X2, translated as MANAGVQLLGFILAFIGFVGIIAATIMVQWKASAYVGDNIITAQAMYEGLWQTCASQSTGQVQCKVYDSLLQLPGNVQGTRGLMVSSIVLCFISILVAVMGMKCTTAMSDSPDLKDKVALSGGIVLIIAGLLALGGTSWFGSNIAKEFYNPFTPTNSRYEFGSALYVGWASAILVIIGGAFLSCHCPKQDSGPARRYPQSHSAGGKDYV; from the exons atggcAAACGCCGGAGTGCAGCTTCTCGGATTCATACTGGCCTTCATTGGCTTCGTCGGCATCATCGCAGCCACAATCATGGTGCAGTGGAAAGCTTCAGCCTACGTTGGGGACAACATCATCACGGCTCAGGCGATGTATGAAGGGCTTTGGCAGACCTGTGCGAGTCAGAGCACCGGACAAGTTCAGTGTAAAGTGTATGACTCCCTCCTCCAGCTGCCAG GGAACGTACAGGGCACACGAGGGCTGATGGTGTCGTCCATCGTGCTGTGCTTCATTTCCATCCTGGTGGCAGTGATGGGTATGAAGTGCACTACAGCCATGAGCGACTCTCCAGACCTGAAGGATAAGGTGGCCCTGAGTGGAGGGATTGTCTTAATTATTGCTG GTCTGCTTGCCCTGGGGGGAACTTCCTGGTTTGGCAGCAACATAGCAAAGGAATTCTACAATCCATTCACTCCGACTAACTCCAG GTATGAGTTTGGAAGTGCCCTGTACGTCGGCTGGGCATCTGCCATTCTCGTCATCATCGGAGGGGCCTTCCTCAGCTGCCACTGCCCCAAGCAGGACTCTGGGCCGGCTCGACGCTACCCCCAGTCCCACTCTGCAGGAGGCAAAGACTACGTGTAG
- the cldn1 gene encoding claudin-1 isoform X1, translating to MEFTAYVWGSFGFIICRRPSQPQGVTLHLPTPAGVDGSRGSSLSSRPFLKDAQLLGFILAFIGFVGIIAATIMVQWKASAYVGDNIITAQAMYEGLWQTCASQSTGQVQCKVYDSLLQLPGNVQGTRGLMVSSIVLCFISILVAVMGMKCTTAMSDSPDLKDKVALSGGIVLIIAGLLALGGTSWFGSNIAKEFYNPFTPTNSRYEFGSALYVGWASAILVIIGGAFLSCHCPKQDSGPARRYPQSHSAGGKDYV from the exons atggagTTCACTGCATACGTGTGGGGGTCATTTGGTTTTATTATTTGCAGAAGACCCTCACAGCCACAAGGTGTCACCCTGCACCTCCCGACTCCAGCAGGAGTTGATGGCAGTCGGGGATCCTCCCTCTCCTCCAGGCCATTCCTTAAAGATGCACAG CTTCTCGGATTCATACTGGCCTTCATTGGCTTCGTCGGCATCATCGCAGCCACAATCATGGTGCAGTGGAAAGCTTCAGCCTACGTTGGGGACAACATCATCACGGCTCAGGCGATGTATGAAGGGCTTTGGCAGACCTGTGCGAGTCAGAGCACCGGACAAGTTCAGTGTAAAGTGTATGACTCCCTCCTCCAGCTGCCAG GGAACGTACAGGGCACACGAGGGCTGATGGTGTCGTCCATCGTGCTGTGCTTCATTTCCATCCTGGTGGCAGTGATGGGTATGAAGTGCACTACAGCCATGAGCGACTCTCCAGACCTGAAGGATAAGGTGGCCCTGAGTGGAGGGATTGTCTTAATTATTGCTG GTCTGCTTGCCCTGGGGGGAACTTCCTGGTTTGGCAGCAACATAGCAAAGGAATTCTACAATCCATTCACTCCGACTAACTCCAG GTATGAGTTTGGAAGTGCCCTGTACGTCGGCTGGGCATCTGCCATTCTCGTCATCATCGGAGGGGCCTTCCTCAGCTGCCACTGCCCCAAGCAGGACTCTGGGCCGGCTCGACGCTACCCCCAGTCCCACTCTGCAGGAGGCAAAGACTACGTGTAG